In a genomic window of Rhopalosiphum maidis isolate BTI-1 chromosome 4, ASM367621v3, whole genome shotgun sequence:
- the LOC113548013 gene encoding lactase-phlorizin hydrolase-like: MASDKKVKFPEKFMIGTGSSAYQIEGAWDADNKAPSIWDDYFHIKKYTEPPTVSFSAPKKNINDFHKGTELPTLYSETTTTYINGDIACDSYNKLDEDIDNLVELGVNTYRFSISWPRVLPDADDRNPNYIGIKYYETLIKKLIAKKITPLVTIYHWDMPSILQDLGGWSNPNIVEYFVNYANFLFRTFGKYVKYWTTINEPRLVVNAYGNELLAPSIGEMFNGIADYMAARNVLLAHAAVYRLYKKDHFAEQQGYISSLCFDTMAFFPKDPKSEEDKHTVSKAYDFMLGLFAQPLIDGNFPKSVIDGVAKTNKIENIALKRIVEFSEEEKNDIKGSYDFIAFNYYDSAKVTPMVDEQYVKQKYLQKRDFGVAFDIANITMEDTFKGFTEVVTWFKKKFGETTELFIAENGFAEKYGTDETDKKIKYHTGIWTELEKALNDGVAIKGYCVWSFMDSLEWTSGYFKKSYGIYRVDFNDPKRPRSKKSSFAFFKHLFETKSLLFTKVKTLQPKKMASDKKFKIADDFLIGTGSSAFQIEGGWNQDKKSPSIWDDYFHTKNLKVTNPTIAKSAPRKKYTNFHRGTDFEPLDETNNMEIINGDIACDSYNKLDEDIKNLVELGVNTYRFSISWPRVLPTADDRNENEPGINYYKLLIKNLIKNKITPVVTMYHWDLPNILQGLGGWSNPHIVEYFVNYADFLFRTFGKDVKYWTTINEPRFVANAYGDETMAPSVGVVFNGFAEYMVIRNLLLAHAAVYRMYKKKYYETQKGKISLCFDTAAYFPENPKLQADIDAVPKAFDFMLGIFTEPLKNGNFPDSVLKSIADTNKREKITIKRIIEFSETEKKDIIDSYDFIAFNYYDSFKVQGITDDDYKEQDFLLNKDLRVKVIPNGTNLADTFQGFTNVVDWLKKNLNKPELFIAENGIYDAPNKENNELKIEYHRGIWTEIEKAVEKGAAIKGYCVWSFMDSLEWSKGYFDKWFGIYKVDFNDPDRPRTKKQSFDFFQHLFKFKALPPPIKSNK; this comes from the exons ATGGCTTCTGACAAAA aagttAAATTTCCTGAAAAATTTATGATTGGAACCGGATCCAGTGCGTATCAAATTGAAGGTGCATGGGACGCAGATA acaAGGCTCCTAGTATCTGGGATGATTATttccatattaaaaaatacaccgAACCACCAACGGTTTCGTTTTCAGCtccaaagaaaaatattaatgattttcacAAAGGAACTGAACTCCCAACTCTTTATTCGGAAACTACTACGACATATATCAATGGGGATATTGCTTGTGattcttataataaactcGATGAAGATATTGACAACTTGGTTGAACTTGGA gttaatACGTACCGGTTTTCTATAAGTTGGCCCAGAGTTTTGCCAGATGCTGATGACCGAAACCCAAACTATAttggaattaaatattacgaaacgttaattaaaaaacttattgcaaaaaaaattacaccactg GTAACAATATATCACTGGGATATGCCTAGCATTCTTCAAGACCTTGGTGGATGGTCGAATCcaaatattgttgaatattttgtaaattacgcAAATTTCCTTTTCAGAACATTTGGCAAATAT gtcaAATATTGGACTACAATTAATGAACCCAGATTGGTAGTTAATGCTTATGGTAATGAGCTCTTGGCGCCCAGTATTGGTGAAATGTTCAACGGTATCGCCGACTACATGGCCGCTCGCAATGTGTTGCTTGCTCACGCAGCAGTTTACAGGTTGTACAAGAAAGATCATTTCGCCGAGCAACAGG gTTATATCAGTAGTTTGTGTTTTGACACAATGGCGTTTTTTCCAAAAGATCCGAAATCAGAAGAGGACAAACATACTGTTTCAAAAGCATACGACTTTATG ctTGGATTATTCGCTCAGCCATTGATTGACGGCAACTTTCCAAAATCAGTGATAGATGGTGTCgccaaaacaaacaaaattgaaaatatagctTTAAAGCGTATCGTCGAATTTAGCGaggaagaaaaaaatgatatcaaag gttcttatgattttattgctTTCAATTATTACGATTCGGCCAAGGTAACACCAATGGTCGATGAACAATAcgtaaaacagaaatatttacaaaaaagagATTTTGGCGTAGCATTTGACATAGCGAATATAACCATGGAAGat acCTTTAAAGGATTTACTGAGGTAGTAacttggtttaaaaaaaaatttggcgaAACTACGGAACTGTTTATTGCTGAAAATGGCTTTGCTGAAAAATATGGTACAGAtgaaactgataaaaaaatcaaatatcataCT GGCATTTGGACTGAACTTGAAAAAGCCTTAAACGATGGTGTTGCTATTAAAGGGTATTGTGTTTGGTCGTTTATGGATTCGTTGGAATGGACAAGtggatattttaa aaaatcgtACGGTATATATAGAGTGGACTTTAACGACCCAAAAAGACCCCGTTCCAAGAAGTCGTCATTTGCGTTTTTCAAACATCTATTCGAAACCAAATCGTTGCTA tttaCCAAAGTTAAGACTCTGCAACCTAAAAAAATGGcttctgataaaaaat TTAAGATTGCTGATGACTTTTTGATTGGAACCGGATCTAGTGCGTTTCAAATTGAAGGTGGATGGAATCAAGATA aaaaGAGTCCTAGTATCTGGGATGATTATTTCCACACTAAAAATCTCAAAGTCACCAATCCAACAATTGCTAAGTCAGCACCCCGGAAGAAATACACTAATTTTCACAGAGGAACAGATTTCGAACCTTTAGATGAAACTAATAATATGGAGATAATCAATGGAGATATTGCTTGTGattcttataataaactcgacgaagatattaaaaacttgGTTGAACTTGGA gtTAATACTTACCGATTTTCTATAAGTTGGCCCAGAGTTTTGCCAACTGCCGATGACCGAAACGAAAACGAACctggaattaattattacaaattgttaattaaaaatcttattaaaaacaaaattacacctgtg GTAACGATGTACCACTGGGATCTGCCGAACATTCTTCAAGGCCTAGGTGGATGGTCGAATCCACAcattgttgaatattttgtaaattacgcAGATTTTCTTTTCAGAACATTTGGCAAAGAT gtaaaatattggACAACAATCAATGAACCCAGATTCGTAGCTAATGCTTATGGTGATGAAACAATGGCGCCCAGTGTTGGTGTAGTGTTCAACGGTTTTGCCGAATACATGGTCATTCGTAATTTGTTGCTTGCCCACGCAGCAGTTTACAGGATGTACAAGAAAAAGTACTACGAAACACAGAAGG GTAAGATCAGTTTGTGTTTTGACACTGCGGCGTATTTCCCAGAAAATCCTAAACTGCAGGCGGACATCGATGCTGTTCCAAAAGCATTCGATTTTatg cTTGGAATATTCACTGAACCATTGAAAAACGGCAATTTTCCAGATTCAGTGTTAAAATCTATCGCTGATACAAACAAAcgtgaaaaaataactataaagcgtatcattgaatttagcgagacagaaaaaaaagatatcatag attcatatgattttattgctttcaattattatgattcattCAAGGTACAAGGAATAACCGATGATGATTACAAAGAACaagattttttgttaaataaagatttaagAGTAAAAGTTATACCGAATGGAACAAACTTGGCAGAT acctTTCAAGGATTTACTAATGTGGTAGATTGgcttaagaaaaatttaaacaaaccgGAACTGTTTATTGCTGAAAATGGTATTTATGATGCAccgaataaagaaaataatgaattaaaaattgaatatcatCGT GGAATTTGGACTGAAATTGAAAAAGCAGTAGAGAAAGGTGCTGCTATTAAAGGGTATTGTGTCTGGTCGTTTATGGATTCGTTGGAATGGTCAAAAGGATATTTTGA taaatggTTTGGTATATATAAAGTGGACTTCAACGACCCAGATAGACCCCGTACCAAGAAACAATCATTTGACTTCTTCCAACATCTTTTCAAATTCAAAGCATTACCACCACctattaaatctaataaataa